Genomic segment of Bacteroidota bacterium:
GCAATCTATGACTGGTTACACCTGCATCATGAGGACTTTACAGGACAATACGGAAAATTCTATTCCGCATATAAAAATGCCCCATGGTATGTAAACAGAAAGTCAGAATCGGAACAAAGAGCACACAAACTCGGTTTCGACAAGGTTTCAATAGAAAAATTGGCTGTTGCAAAGAAAATCAGGGAATTTGTTATCGGAGGAGGCTTTATGTTTGCCATGTGTTCGGCTACCGAAACCTTTGACATAGCACTGTCGGCTGAAGGACAGGATATCTGCGAACCAATGTTCGACGGAGATGACAGCAGCCCGGGATACCAAAACAAGATAGACTTCGAAAAGGGCTTTGCCTTCGAAAACTATTCTTTGATCACAAATCCAAGAGAATACGAATTCTCGAGTATTGACACTTCCAACAAAAGAAAAATATCAAAAGAACAGGATTATTTCATGCTTTTCGAATTCTCAGCTAAGTGGGATCCTGTACCAACAATTCTCACTCAAAATCACGAAAAAGTTATTAAAGGATTTATGGGACAGACTACAGCATTTGATAAAGAGTATATAAAATCGAATGTTCTGGTAATGGGTGAAAACAGAAGTATTAATGAAGCCCGATATATACACGGCAACCTGGGAAAAGGCATGTGGACATATTACGGCGGTCACGATCCGGAAGATTATCAACACAAAATTGGCGACCCTAAGACCGAACTAAAAAATCATCCAAACTCACCGGGATACAGACTAATTTTAAACAATATTCTATTTCCCTCCGTTAAGAAGAAACCACAGAAAACTTAAAAAAACGAGAGAATGAGAGAATGAGAGAATGAGAGAGTGAGAGAGTGAGAGAATGAGAGAGTGAGAGAGTGAGAGAGTGAGAGAGTGAGAGAGTGAGATAATAAATGTATCCAAAAGCATTTCCTCAATAAGTCATTAGATCATTAATACATAAACCCAAACAACCACAAGGGAATAACATTTCCGTAGCCCACTTCTATATCGTCCTTGACCAAAAAGGAGTTTTTAATACCCTTTATTTGTGATTTATCTTTATTCCTGCCTCCAACTTCAAAAGTATACTTATCGTCAACAACAAAATCGGCCTTCGGAGCAACAGTAAGCCGATGCCTGATCCCTACCTGATTTGCAAAGAATGTTTCTCTCATGGCACCAACATCTATCTTATTGCCATTACCAACATAAGCGTACATTAAATTAGAGTTTCTCACAAAAATCTTATCAGGCTTAGTCAATACACCAATCCCACGTGACTCTTTATGTAAGGAAATAAGTAATTCGGCCTCTTTCAGATACCTGATAGCATTTATCAAAGTAGGTCTTGATACTCCCAGTCTCTCACTTATCTTGGTGATATTTGGTGTGAAAGGAAGACTGGTAGAAACCATATACTGAAACTTCTTTAATTTCGGAATAAGAGAATAATCAAAACCCTTGATCCCAATCAGATCTACTTCAACAATCAGGTGAATTGTATGGATTATCTTTTCCCAGTATGAGCCAAGTCCCTCCTTAAAATAAGGGTAACACCCATATTTATTGTAATTATCGAACTCATAAATAGGTTTTATTTTACCCAAAATCTCCTCTGCTATACTCTGATGATTCTTAAGTATCTGCTTCAAAGAATAAGAAGGTAATTTTACACCTGATTTTAACTCTATATACTCGCGTAATGACAACTCCTCCAATCTATAACTAACAGCCCTTCTGCTTAAATCTGCCTCGGACTTATATATATCAAGAATAGATGAAGCCGTAATAACTATATTTAGATCAGGAAAACTGTCATATACAAATTTAACCTCACGCGACCAGTTTTTGTATTTATGTACTTCATCCAAAAATAAATACCTGCCTCCACTATTATGAAAATCTTCTGCTAAATCAACAATAGTATGATTATAAAAATATGGGTTCTCCAAAGACACATATAAGACTTTATGATCTTTATCCAAATCTCTTTTTATGTGCTGATATATTAGTGTTGTTTTCCCAACTCCACGGGCTCCGGTGATAGATATTAACCTGTTACTCCAGTCTATTTCATCCAATAGATATCTCATGAACTTCATCGAAGTTCGTGATAATCTCCTGTGCGAATCTTTGTATAAAGCTTCCATATTGTTATTCTGATATAACAAATATACAATTTTTTGTTTGGTATATTTAACATTAACAATAATTTTTGTTAATTATATATAACAATAAATAAATTATTTTGTTAATTCAATTTAACATTAATAAATATTTTTGTTAAGTATATTTAACATTAAATATAAATATTGCTATTTTAATTTTACATTATATAAATATTTTGTTAGTTCCATTTAACATTTAGTGCTATTTAGAAAT
This window contains:
- a CDS encoding asparagine synthetase B, whose translation is MRVFKIISILFLLSLKPAIAGFIIIPMDETQRNHLKAYGLTYWAIDNNIESWWLLNYKGGAFLLKENENVITECSVRGVSFSELNDSEAESLIKTIKSPSQNMDALELQKAPKIAVYSPKNNMPWDDAVTMALTYAEIPYDIIYDEEVLSDVLAIYDWLHLHHEDFTGQYGKFYSAYKNAPWYVNRKSESEQRAHKLGFDKVSIEKLAVAKKIREFVIGGGFMFAMCSATETFDIALSAEGQDICEPMFDGDDSSPGYQNKIDFEKGFAFENYSLITNPREYEFSSIDTSNKRKISKEQDYFMLFEFSAKWDPVPTILTQNHEKVIKGFMGQTTAFDKEYIKSNVLVMGENRSINEARYIHGNLGKGMWTYYGGHDPEDYQHKIGDPKTELKNHPNSPGYRLILNNILFPSVKKKPQKT
- a CDS encoding AAA family ATPase — protein: MEALYKDSHRRLSRTSMKFMRYLLDEIDWSNRLISITGARGVGKTTLIYQHIKRDLDKDHKVLYVSLENPYFYNHTIVDLAEDFHNSGGRYLFLDEVHKYKNWSREVKFVYDSFPDLNIVITASSILDIYKSEADLSRRAVSYRLEELSLREYIELKSGVKLPSYSLKQILKNHQSIAEEILGKIKPIYEFDNYNKYGCYPYFKEGLGSYWEKIIHTIHLIVEVDLIGIKGFDYSLIPKLKKFQYMVSTSLPFTPNITKISERLGVSRPTLINAIRYLKEAELLISLHKESRGIGVLTKPDKIFVRNSNLMYAYVGNGNKIDVGAMRETFFANQVGIRHRLTVAPKADFVVDDKYTFEVGGRNKDKSQIKGIKNSFLVKDDIEVGYGNVIPLWLFGFMY